The Chryseobacterium sp. G0186 genome includes the window GGATCATTTACCTTATCACCATGGATTTCTCTGATGTGTTCCTGCTTTTCAGCTACAGGAGCCTTCATGTCCGGAAATTTTTGAGATTGAAATGTTGATGCACTCATTACTAATAATCCTAGATAAATTTTTTTCATGGTTATTGGATTTTGGATCAATGTTTATGATAACCCCCAAAGGTTTTTCAGAAGAATATAGAACGTATGTTCCTCTTCCGTTACCTTGTTATCTGCTTTGATTAATGATTTTGCAAACTGGGCAAATTTTACACGCTCATCCTCCGTAGAATCATCTAGAAAGCATCTTGCATGGAATTCAAAGTGATCTTTCCATTCCTCAGGCTGTAACAGGGCAAGAGTGTCAAGCTCATTGTCAAGATTCATTCTGAACGGAAATTCATCAGCCAGGTATTGCTGTACAAGCATTCCTTCCTCAGGAGCAAACTCTCCGTCCACAGAAGAAAGGATCATTAATAAGTGATAACCGGCGATTGATTTATTTGATTTTTGCATTTGTTTTTAAATTTAATGTTGAAGTTTAGTGTTTAAATTTGATAGTTGATAGTTGATAGTTGATAGTTGGAAGATATCATCCATCGTTAATCAATTAATATCTCTATTTGACGTAATCCTTTGCAGGCTGTTTGTCTACAATTTT containing:
- a CDS encoding TerB family tellurite resistance protein; amino-acid sequence: MQKSNKSIAGYHLLMILSSVDGEFAPEEGMLVQQYLADEFPFRMNLDNELDTLALLQPEEWKDHFEFHARCFLDDSTEDERVKFAQFAKSLIKADNKVTEEEHTFYILLKNLWGLS